A region of the Fischerella sp. PCC 9605 genome:
TAATATTCATGAAGAAGGAGAAAGTCATACTACCTAACCGGATGCGATCGCCATCTTGCAATTTGATCGGTCGATAAGCAGGTTCGCTATTCACATAAGTGCCATTCTTGCTAGTGAAGTCAATCAAATAAAAACCAGGCTCGTCAATATCATCAATATATTGAATCGCTGCGTGGCGTCGAGATACATGCTGATCGGAAATGTAAATGCCACAGCTGCGATCGCGACCTATTGTCCAAATTCGCTGTGGCTGAATCAAAGTTTGCGTCTTGCCCTCGCACAAATTAGTGATCGCATAAACAACAGAACCATCCACTACACCCTGTAGATAAAACTGTTGTAACCCTGAAAACAAAGGTTGAGATACATTTTCCAGATGGAGAATTTCATCTAAAAAACTACTATGGTGTTCATACAACTTGAGGAATACTTGATATAAACTCAGTCGCTTTTCTAATTCCTTTTCTATAAACTCAGCCATAATAGCTTAGCCTTTATATTGCCAATAAATTTCAGTTATTAAGGTCGGTCATGAATATTTAGTCTCAGCCCAAAATTAGAGAAAACTGCTTATACGCTTGATGCCGTGATTTTAAATGTTGAGCAACAGACAGCGTTAAGTTTTCCCTTTCTCAGATTAAAGTTTCTTTTTCGTTTACAGTAACCGCAATACTACTTAATAGTATGAAAATTTTTGATAACAAATTTATTATTTACATCAATACAAACTATAATACTACATTTGAGTAGCACTTACTTAAGGAACGCGGATTAAATGAATCCCAATGAACCACCAAGTCACAAAGGCACCAAAAAGAATGGTGGACTATGACTTTGTGTCTTGGCGTCTTTGTGGTTTATCACAGGTTATTTAATTCACGGTTCTAAAAAAAACATGTTCATGGATTAAAAAACTATGCTACCTGAAACAAACATTTACAGAGATTAAAACCGCATTTGGTATCACAACAAGCCTCGTTTGCCATTTGGACGTATCGTCATCCAATTTGTCTTGGCTAGTGCTAGTTGTTCCTCAGAAATCTTTGCACCAGTTAGATTAGCACCACACAAATTAGCTCCTCGAAGATTTGCATTTTGGAGATAAGCATAGCTGAGGTCTGCACCTCGCAAGTCTGCTGCTTCTAAATCGGCATTATTTAAGTAAGCTTTGCTTAAGTTAGCATCTCTAAGATTAGCTCGGTTAAGACTAGCTCGCCCAAAATCGCTGTTGTGGAGATTAGCCCCTTGCAGGTTAACTCTTTCCAGTTGAGAAGAATGAAAATTAGTCCCTGATAAATTAGCACCTTGTAAGTTAAGGAGATTCAGTTTGTGTAGGGCAAAATCCCGTCTCCCCTTTAGATAAGCTGCGATCAAATTTGGGCTATCTAGCTGGCGCATCACTGGAGACTTTTGACCTTGAGAACCACTACAATTACTAGCCAAAGTTGTTGATTTTGCCGTCAGAACCTTTTGTCGTGTCCCCCCTGCATGGGTGATACCAGCGCCTTCTGCTATTTTGGCTCGTCTTGCCCGAATTGCTGCTGCTACCTGCGCCACACTTAAACCGGAGACACCAGAAGGATTGCTGCTATAAATACCAGAATCTTCCAAGCGGTGAGTAGTTCGCTCTTTCACACCACCATTAGGTTGAGAAATCAAACTTTTCGACAAGCTGTCTAAATATGGCTCCAATTCCAACGCTCTCAGCACTTCTTCTGCTGTTTGGTAACGATTTCGCACTGAGACATCCAGCATTTTCCTCAGTACGTCTACTAGGTGATTGCTTACTTGCACATGATGTTCCCACATTATCTCACCCGTTGTGGGATTATATGCCAAATCTTTGGGAGATTTGCCAGTTAGCAAATAAATGCATGTTATCCCTAAAGCATAGATATCGCTAGCGTAGACTGGACGCATTGCCATTTGCTCTGGAGGTGCAAAACCAGGAGTGCCAATTGCATATGCAGTTAATGCCGTGTGTTCTGATTGATTCACACTGGCTTGGTTGACTTGATTTGTGACAGCCCCAAAGTCTATGAGAACTAATCTACTATCTTGAGCGCGACGAATGATGTTGGCGGGTTTGATGTCGCGATGTATAACTTTATATTCGTGTATATATTCCAGCAATGGCAGGAGTTCGCTCAAAAATTGTTTAACTCCTACTTCACTGAAGACTCCTGTACGTTTGACTTCTTGTTGTAAAGTGGAGCCACTGATGTATTCCTGAACCAAGTAGA
Encoded here:
- a CDS encoding serine/threonine-protein kinase → MSYCLNPNCPNPENLPYGERCQSCGSQLLLRDRYRVVKALGQGGFGATFLANDQALPGEPSCVIKQLRPSGTAPHIIQMARELFEREAVTLGKIGNHPQVPRLLDYFEEREQFYLVQEYISGSTLQQEVKRTGVFSEVGVKQFLSELLPLLEYIHEYKVIHRDIKPANIIRRAQDSRLVLIDFGAVTNQVNQASVNQSEHTALTAYAIGTPGFAPPEQMAMRPVYASDIYALGITCIYLLTGKSPKDLAYNPTTGEIMWEHHVQVSNHLVDVLRKMLDVSVRNRYQTAEEVLRALELEPYLDSLSKSLISQPNGGVKERTTHRLEDSGIYSSNPSGVSGLSVAQVAAAIRARRAKIAEGAGITHAGGTRQKVLTAKSTTLASNCSGSQGQKSPVMRQLDSPNLIAAYLKGRRDFALHKLNLLNLQGANLSGTNFHSSQLERVNLQGANLHNSDFGRASLNRANLRDANLSKAYLNNADLEAADLRGADLSYAYLQNANLRGANLCGANLTGAKISEEQLALAKTNWMTIRPNGKRGLL
- a CDS encoding FHA domain-containing protein yields the protein MAEFIEKELEKRLSLYQVFLKLYEHHSSFLDEILHLENVSQPLFSGLQQFYLQGVVDGSVVYAITNLCEGKTQTLIQPQRIWTIGRDRSCGIYISDQHVSRRHAAIQYIDDIDEPGFYLIDFTSKNGTYVNSEPAYRPIKLQDGDRIRLGSMTFSFFMNITAPQVLPTVAVELLMQLVPRKGSNEAQITSSSFDRKKSLSENLDNTVQVFRDVKLIDSEEAGIWLSKQRQSEILDDFFRRQIPSHS